Proteins encoded by one window of Cloeon dipterum chromosome 2, ieCloDipt1.1, whole genome shotgun sequence:
- the LOC135937765 gene encoding uncharacterized protein LOC135937765, producing the protein MRVLSAVVLCIQLAVVLCEDPPTTTTTTEATTTTEATTTTETPATTTIITTTKKTTTTKPPNCAGTNYEKMRKCCSEPPAILVNITKKDKTCGISASNIKVFNMFIMNKQQTTKKGWNNSFPINDTSVGKSLYPLAYFADCWLRAKGVINNETGQIYPERMPYFTTNQSSYWTSVISNAASNCLYSVIEDLSPPKFVKDKKSNVSSAAFFVAQCIAFASIEYCEKRVNSTSCNKDYKMFDACKNYVFPRVLKEDLFELTASQSAPRKVAGKTV; encoded by the exons ATGAGGGTGCTATCGGCAGTAGTGCTGTGTATTCAG cttGCTGTTGTGCTTTGTGAAGATCCACCGACTACAACCACAACCACGGAAGCTACCACAACCACGGAAGCTACCACGACAACGGAAACGCCTGCAACCACAACCATAATAACAACCACTAAGAAGACAACCACCACGAAGCCTCCCAACTGTGCTGGAACGAACTATGAG aaaatgagaaaatgctGTTCAGAGCCTCCAGCAATTTTGGTCAACATCACCAAGAAGGACAAGACTTGCGGCATAAGCGCCAGCAACATCAAAGTGTTTAACATGTTTATCATGAATAAGCAGCAAACCACAAAGAAGGGATGGAATAACTCTTTCCCCATTAATGACACCAGCGTTGGAAAGAGCCTTTACCCTCTTGCa tattttgctGACTGCTGGCTCAGGGCTAAGGGAGTG ATTAACAATGAAACCGGCCAAATTTATCCAGAACGAATGCCGTATTTTACCACAAATCAAAGTTCATACTGGACGTCTGTTATATCAAACGCTGCATCCAATTGTCTCTATTCAGTTATTGAAG ATTTGTCTCCTCCGAAATTCGTGAAAGATAAAAAGTCGAACGTAAGCAGCGCAGCATTCTTCGTAGCCCAATGCATTGCTTTCGCCTCAATcgaa TACTGCGAAAAGAGAG TGAACTCAACTTCATGCAACAAAGATTACAAAATGTTCGACGCTTGCAAAAATTACGTCTTTCCACGCGTGCTTAAAGaagatttgtttgaattaactGCCTCGCAATCGGCTCCTCGTAAGGTAGCTGGAAAAACGGTTTAA
- the LOC135936350 gene encoding endothelin-converting enzyme homolog, translated as MKTVFNGLNLNWDKEGVIVKNSLYFKRLTKLMRESGYQTIRSFQWWKIFSYLAPFTTSKFRTPQRKTGPKWKDCAEGVTQIFGMAIGHEYVTKYFEKNQKEKVVEMVTNIKSAFKDRVKSRNWMDEATKKVAMEKIDAVSAHVGFPNWLFVPGKIEEYYQSLNVVDGEWFTSMINIHVFVHHLKNKKLAEQAHSLYGVQSPVTVNAFYSIDSNSITIPAAILRPPLYGLGLAALNYGAIGTIIGHELIHGFDDRGRHRDLNGNQKQWWTNESVAEFNKRKQCLIEQISQYSYKIADTKYKVNGEVTQGENIADNGGIHVALHAYDLVMARRKQSQLEDPDNEPSLSGLTGFSNRQLFFLSFANVMCKSLTDYAKKALLKDEHNLSEFRVLGALSNMREFAEAWNCPVGSKMNPANKCVLW; from the exons ATGAAAACTGTCTTCAACGGGCTCAACTTGAACTGGGACAAAGAGGGAGTCATTGTTAAAAACAGCCTCTACTTCAAACGCTTGACGAAACTGATGCGAGAAAGTGGCTATCAGACCATaa GGTCTTTTCAATGGTGGAAGATTTTCTCATACCTTGCACCGTTTACGACAAGTAAATTCCGCACACCGCAGAGAAAAACAGGCCCCAAGTGGAAAGATTGTGCAGAAGGAGTTacacaaatttttggaatggCCATCGGCCATGAGTACGTTACGAagtattttgagaaaaatcaaaaggaaAAGGTGGTGGAGATGGTGACCAACATTAAATCGGCGTTTAAAGACAGGGTGAAGAGCCGGAATTGGATGGACGAAGCCACCAAGAAAGTGGCAATGGAGAAAATTGACGCCGTCAGCGCTCATGTCGGTTTTCCTAACTGGTTGTTCGTCCCTGGAAAAATTGAGGAATACTACCAAAGT CTCAACGTAGTTGATGGTGAATGGTTCACGTCGATGATTAATATACATGTTTTCGTgcaccatttaaaaaataaaaaattggccgAACAAGCACACAGTCTGTACGGCGTCCAGAGTCCAGTTACCGTAAACGCTTTTTATTCTATAGACTCAAACTCTATAA cgATTCCTGCTGCAATTTTGCGTCCACCTCTGTACGGATTAGGTCTTGC agcACTTAATTACGGTGCTATTGGAACGATTATCGGGCACGAGCTCATCCATGGATTCGACGACAGAG GTCGACATCGTGATTTGAACGGAAACCAGAAACAGTGGTGGACAAATGAATCAGTGGCCGAGTTCAACAAGCGCAAACAATGCTTGATCGAACAGATCAGCCAATACAGCTATAAAATAGCTGACACCAAATACAAg GTGAATGGGGAAGTGACTCAGGGCGAAAATATCGCGGACAATGGTGGAATTCACGTGGCCTTGCACGCTTACGACCTGGTGATGGCCCGCCGCAAGCAGAGCCAATTGGAAGACCCTGACAATGAGCCCAGCCTGTCTGGTCTCACGGGGTTTTCAAACAGGCAACTCTTTTTCCTGAGTTTTGCCAAC GTCATGTGTAAAAGTTTGACAGACTATGCGAAGAAAGCCTTGTTAAAGGACGAGCACAACCTTAGTGAATTCAGAGTTTTGGGCGCGCTGTCCAACATGAGGGAATTCGCCGAGGCGTGGAATTGTCCCGTTGGCTCAAAAATGAACCCCGCCAATAAGTGCGTTCTTTGGTGA
- the LOC135936196 gene encoding G8 domain-containing protein DDB_G0286311-like, which yields MKVLAAIVICIQLAVLHGQDPTTTTTTPATTTTSKPKTTTTGKTTTTKTTKPTTTKTTKPTTTKTTTTKKPTTPKPPNCAGTNYEKIGKCCSDPPKTILSITDKKDKTCGISTTNIKVFNEFSLNKQQTTSKGWNNALPLNDTSVGKSLYPLAYFADCWFRAKGVMNNETGWINGEALVAFITAGQNEYWTTVLGNAAPMCFIEVFGMSPPLFLKDKKTNVSSIAFLVAQCLAFVAIDNCETKLNTTSCNKDYAMFNNCKDYLFPNVANPLSSQLKAGEVKSFSRRVKRAAKFNARSGRKP from the exons ATGAAGGTGCTAGCGGCCATCGTGATTTGCATTCAG CTTGCTGTTTTGCATGGTCAAGACCCGACTACAACTACGACTACCCCGGCAACTACAACCACCTCCAAGCCAAAAACCACAACAACTGGCAAAACGACTACAACTAAGACGACAAAACCAACCACGACCAAAACAACAAAGCCAACCACAACCAAAACGACAACCACCAAGAAGCCAACCACTCCAAAGCCTCCCAACTGCGCTGGAACGAATTATGAG aaaataggCAAATGCTGCTCTGATCCTCCGAAGACTATCCTCTCAATCACCGACAAGAAAGACAAAACCTGCGGCATTAGCACCACCAACATTAAAGTTTTCAACGAGTTTAGCCTGAATAAGCAGCAAACCACGAGTAAGGGATGGAATAACGCTCTCCCTTTGAACGACACCAGCGTTGGAAAGAGCCTCTACCCTCTCGCA TACTTTGCTGACTGCTGGTTCAGGGCGAAAGGAGTG ATGAACAATGAAACTGGCTGGATTAATGGTGAAGCACTTGTTGCGTTTATCACCGCAGGTCAAAATGAATACTGGACAACTGTTTTGGGAAATGCTGCACCAATGTGTTTCATAGAAGTTTTCG GAATGTCACCTCCACTTTTCCTGAAAGACAAAAAGACGAACGTAAGCAGCATAGCATTCCTCGTCGCGCAGTGCCTTGCTTTCGTTGCAATagac aacTGCGAGACCAAAT tgaaCACCACTTCATGCAACAAAGATTACGCAATGTTCAACAATTGCAAGGATTACCTTTTCCCAAATGTGGCTAATCCACTTTCATCCCAGCTAAAAGCTGGCGAAGTGAAGTCGTTTTCTCGACGAGTGAAACGTGCAGCCAAGTTCAATGCAAGAAGCGGAAGGAAGCCTTGA